Below is a genomic region from Armatimonadia bacterium.
TACGCCGAGCTCCGGGCTCTGATGGTGAAGACAGCCGGTGTGCTGGCGGTGTTGCAGGAAGCCCTGCAGCCGCTGAGCGAGGCCATTGCCGTCGCCTTCGTGTACGGGTCGGTTGCCGCAGGGACACAGACCGCGAACAGCGATGTCGATCTGCTTGTGGTTGGAGATGTGAGCTTCGGGCAGGTGGTGGCTTGCCTGGGACCGGCGCAGGGGCAACTTGGCCGAGAGGTCAACCCAACGGTGTACCAGAGGGAGGAGTTCGGCAGGGAGCTTGCGGCGCAAACTCACTTCCTTCGAGCGGTGATGACGGGGCCAAGGTTCTACGTCCTTGGGGGAGACGATGAGCTTAGTCGATTGGCGGGCGCAGGGGCACCTGCGCGAACACCGGACAAGCCCGCAGGAGATTGACGAACTGCTGAGAGCAGTCGATCG
It encodes:
- a CDS encoding nucleotidyltransferase domain-containing protein, whose product is MSEIVRRVGAGRGAVQRELTNLAAAGLLVRSDRGNLTLYEANADCPIYAELRALMVKTAGVLAVLQEALQPLSEAIAVAFVYGSVAAGTQTANSDVDLLVVGDVSFGQVVACLGPAQGQLGREVNPTVYQREEFGRELAAQTHFLRAVMTGPRFYVLGGDDELSRLAGAGAPARTPDKPAGD